In one Chitinophaga sancti genomic region, the following are encoded:
- a CDS encoding BamA/TamA family outer membrane protein: MKGLLIIILLTLTFDAIAQDSIPRRRRDYGYDVDTVPKLDLIDIVSKTFNIHGKKMPKKGDKRVYYSLVPIPTNIPGGGVALITSTNAAFYMGPRSSTNLSNVSFAPSFSFNGRFSFSFHSNIWLTGNKDNVTGDMRFIINPQYTWGLGKGVPDDQKELLYSNYFRFYQTWLHKIDGGKWMAGLGYMLDWYSAIRFKNTDSITLPEFSHYTYGTEPGKHSVSSGLTLNVQKDARQNSINPQAGYYFNSVLRYNFKWLGSTDNWPSLYVDYRRYLHFGDSRSQNVLALWGFYWTSLSNKTPYLDLPSIGWDPTTHSGRGITQNRYRGKSLLDLEAEYRRDITPNGFLGFVVFANMNTVTNPDNYRFTAPHPAVGAGLRVKFNKRSNTNIAFDYGISSAGGCFSIMLGEAF; encoded by the coding sequence ATGAAGGGACTACTAATAATTATATTACTGACGCTTACGTTTGATGCCATTGCCCAGGATTCAATCCCCAGAAGGAGAAGAGACTATGGTTATGATGTTGATACTGTACCCAAACTCGACCTGATCGACATCGTCAGCAAGACATTTAATATTCATGGTAAGAAGATGCCAAAGAAAGGTGATAAGCGGGTGTACTATTCACTGGTACCGATCCCTACTAATATTCCGGGTGGTGGTGTCGCGCTCATCACCAGTACCAATGCGGCTTTTTACATGGGGCCGAGGTCATCCACCAATTTGTCCAACGTATCATTTGCCCCCTCTTTTTCATTCAATGGCCGGTTCTCTTTTAGTTTTCACAGCAATATCTGGCTCACGGGTAACAAAGACAATGTGACCGGTGATATGCGTTTCATCATCAATCCACAGTATACCTGGGGCCTTGGAAAGGGCGTTCCGGATGACCAGAAAGAATTATTATACAGCAACTATTTTAGGTTTTACCAGACCTGGTTACATAAGATAGATGGCGGCAAATGGATGGCTGGACTGGGTTACATGCTGGACTGGTACTCGGCTATCAGGTTTAAAAACACTGACAGTATAACGCTGCCTGAGTTTAGTCACTATACATATGGCACCGAGCCAGGCAAGCATTCCGTGTCATCAGGGCTCACCCTGAATGTGCAGAAGGATGCCCGCCAGAACTCTATCAACCCCCAGGCAGGATATTATTTTAATTCCGTGTTGCGGTATAATTTCAAATGGTTGGGCAGTACTGATAACTGGCCTTCGCTGTATGTAGACTACAGAAGATATTTACATTTTGGTGATTCCCGTAGTCAGAATGTGTTGGCATTGTGGGGTTTTTATTGGACATCATTGAGTAATAAAACCCCATATCTCGATTTGCCGAGTATTGGCTGGGATCCTACCACACATAGTGGCCGGGGAATTACACAAAACAGGTATAGGGGAAAAAGTTTGTTGGATCTGGAGGCGGAATATCGCAGGGATATTACACCCAACGGTTTCCTGGGCTTTGTGGTTTTTGCCAATATGAATACAGTTACCAACCCGGATAATTACCGGTTCACCGCGCCTCATCCTGCTGTGGGTGCGGGTTTGAGAGTGAAGTTTAATAAACGTTCCAATACCAATATTGCATTTGATTATGGGATTAGCAGTGCCGGCGGCTGTTTCAGCATAATGCTGGGAGAGGCTTTTTAG
- a CDS encoding ATP-grasp domain-containing protein — protein sequence MILLIPEKTDVEFEAVARVLTAMGGKIKRLGKYWIKDETLIDRPLAIYGNQTFAMVLAQIYKRTLISPDDTLIARLEPQWVKRVIHHTTIGALQAADFPLFIKPVIPKLFAAGIFPDLAYFRQAIGSQDETEEVLTSEIVKPIQAELRAFVLAGAIKDLALYEGDADLAGGREFLLSFLASYNEQLPATVVVDLGFNEALGWFVLEFNASWGAGLNGCKAEKVIDCILAATI from the coding sequence ATGATCTTATTAATTCCGGAAAAAACGGATGTAGAATTTGAAGCCGTCGCCCGCGTCCTGACTGCCATGGGTGGAAAGATAAAACGCCTGGGTAAATATTGGATAAAGGATGAGACTCTCATTGACCGGCCACTGGCCATTTATGGCAACCAGACATTCGCCATGGTATTGGCACAGATTTATAAAAGAACCCTTATTTCTCCTGACGATACGCTGATAGCCAGACTGGAACCACAGTGGGTAAAGCGGGTCATTCATCATACGACCATTGGGGCCTTGCAGGCAGCAGATTTTCCCCTTTTTATAAAACCTGTTATTCCTAAATTATTTGCAGCAGGCATCTTTCCTGATCTGGCTTATTTCAGGCAGGCCATTGGCAGCCAGGATGAGACGGAGGAGGTATTGACGTCTGAGATTGTGAAGCCGATACAGGCAGAGCTGAGGGCCTTTGTTTTGGCGGGAGCCATAAAGGACCTGGCTTTGTATGAGGGGGATGCTGATCTGGCAGGTGGAAGGGAGTTTTTGCTGAGTTTTTTAGCTTCGTATAATGAGCAGTTACCGGCGACGGTGGTGGTGGATCTTGGTTTTAATGAGGCGCTTGGCTGGTTTGTGTTGGAATTTAATGCCAGTTGGGGTGCAGGTTTGAATGGGTGTAAGGCGGAGAAGGTAATAGATTGTATCTTAGCGGCCACAATATAA
- a CDS encoding 5-fold beta-flower protein has protein sequence MKKYLYLYLIAILCSMGARAQTIKASNYAIKGYINSDGRIQNSSYQTIGYIKSDGRIQDGSYNTIGHVKDGKVEDSHYNTVGYINKDGKVTNGSYSTLGYIKDDGTVQGSNYATLGTACGVKKEWAAVVFFFFEMK, from the coding sequence ATGAAAAAGTATCTATATCTGTACCTGATAGCGATCTTATGTAGCATGGGGGCCCGGGCACAGACCATCAAGGCCAGCAATTATGCCATAAAAGGCTACATCAATAGCGATGGAAGAATTCAGAACAGCAGCTACCAGACGATAGGCTATATCAAAAGTGATGGCAGGATCCAGGATGGCAGCTATAACACCATCGGCCATGTGAAAGATGGCAAAGTAGAAGATAGCCATTATAACACGGTAGGCTACATCAATAAAGACGGGAAGGTGACCAACGGCAGTTATTCAACTTTAGGTTATATAAAAGACGACGGCACAGTTCAGGGCAGTAACTACGCTACGCTTGGCACTGCCTGTGGGGTTAAAAAAGAATGGGCGGCTGTCGTGTTCTTCTTTTTTGAAATGAAATGA
- a CDS encoding PorP/SprF family type IX secretion system membrane protein — protein MMKRGFILLLCMVLGKSTFAQQEAQFSQYMFNGIYINPAYAGYKEELYLHAFYRAQWTGIEGAPRSFSVSADNIANDGNVGWGIQAVADKLGAQTNQSLYASYAYRIRMNEDGTSRLAFGISGGLVNLAVNTSLLTTTNPEDMPEGTLATTVPDARAGIFYADDRFYAGFSVDNLVAPHISKSKYVYIPTPRPHYYITAGAMFRLNEQLSLKPSFLLKDDRGGPTSFDFNAFLLISEKLWIGGSYRTSVSLYDKSYLQKTLLTRDAAVAAIEIFPMPTLRIGYAYDFSIGPLQSYSSGSHEISIGFTIPTNKEHADLRKLGILCPKFF, from the coding sequence ATGATGAAAAGAGGTTTTATATTGTTGCTATGTATGGTGTTGGGCAAATCGACATTTGCCCAACAGGAAGCGCAGTTCAGCCAATATATGTTCAACGGCATTTACATCAACCCGGCGTATGCAGGTTATAAAGAAGAATTATACCTGCATGCGTTCTATCGGGCCCAATGGACCGGAATAGAAGGAGCTCCCCGGAGCTTCTCTGTTTCTGCCGATAATATTGCCAACGATGGTAACGTAGGCTGGGGGATCCAGGCTGTCGCCGACAAACTCGGTGCCCAGACCAACCAATCCCTCTACGCCAGTTACGCCTATCGCATACGCATGAATGAAGATGGTACATCCCGTCTCGCATTCGGTATCAGCGGCGGGCTGGTGAACCTTGCCGTGAACACCTCTCTCCTTACCACAACCAATCCTGAAGACATGCCGGAAGGCACGCTTGCCACTACGGTACCAGATGCCAGGGCAGGGATCTTTTATGCTGATGACAGGTTCTATGCCGGTTTCTCCGTAGACAACCTCGTAGCTCCACATATCAGCAAGTCGAAATACGTTTACATTCCTACTCCCCGCCCGCATTATTATATTACTGCAGGCGCGATGTTTAGACTAAATGAACAGCTTTCACTCAAACCATCTTTTTTACTCAAAGACGACAGGGGAGGACCTACCAGTTTCGACTTCAATGCTTTCCTCCTCATCTCCGAAAAACTCTGGATTGGAGGATCCTACAGAACCAGCGTAAGTCTGTACGATAAGTCTTACCTGCAAAAGACGCTCCTCACCAGGGATGCTGCCGTCGCTGCCATTGAAATTTTCCCAATGCCCACGCTCCGTATAGGCTATGCGTATGATTTTTCTATCGGCCCCTTGCAAAGCTACAGCAGCGGATCGCATGAAATTTCTATTGGATTTACCATTCCTACAAACAAGGAGCATGCAGATTTGCGTAAACTGGGTATCTTATGTCCGAAGTTTTTCTAA
- a CDS encoding SGNH/GDSL hydrolase family protein has product MTKRYQTPGILHIGWTTLLLLYCISVSAYPAVDKHESDNKPKWVGTWGTAVMAIAPNDIPPKPGIAHHVLRQIVCVSIGGDKLRLKFSNKFGNSQLTIRSVNIAVAKDSGVIEDSTISLLTFNGQQDVTLQPGTEIYSDPRSFGLKPRARIAITISFGEVPSILTGHGGSRTTSYLFADNAPQPGDHFRNAIRIDHWYIIAGIEVEAKNSTGSVVVFGDSITDGRGSGTNKQNRWPDILSENLLKDPVTSKVGVINMGIGGNSILKGGLGPTGLQRFEHDVLDQEGVRWLILAEGINDLGGAQDSLAADDVAKDLIAAYQQFIDLAHAKGIKVYGATIMPFKKSFYYERYKNSARIKVNEWIRNSNLFDAVIDFDQLMRDPSDKDVLQYEMQSGANDFLHPNELGYRFIGNGISLSLFK; this is encoded by the coding sequence ATGACAAAACGATACCAAACACCCGGAATTTTGCACATTGGATGGACCACGCTATTGTTGCTGTATTGTATTTCTGTATCAGCTTATCCAGCTGTTGATAAACATGAATCAGACAACAAACCGAAATGGGTGGGAACCTGGGGAACTGCGGTTATGGCGATAGCTCCTAATGACATACCACCTAAGCCGGGAATTGCTCATCATGTCTTAAGGCAGATCGTCTGCGTCTCGATCGGTGGTGATAAACTTAGACTTAAGTTCTCCAACAAATTTGGTAATAGTCAATTGACGATCAGATCTGTAAATATTGCCGTTGCGAAAGACAGCGGCGTGATTGAGGACTCAACAATTTCGTTGTTAACCTTCAATGGCCAACAGGATGTTACTTTACAGCCAGGTACCGAAATTTATTCAGACCCGCGATCATTTGGGCTAAAGCCAAGGGCCAGGATTGCCATCACGATCTCTTTTGGAGAAGTTCCTTCCATTCTTACAGGACATGGAGGCTCCCGAACAACTTCTTATCTGTTTGCCGACAATGCTCCCCAACCCGGTGATCACTTCAGGAATGCGATTAGAATTGACCATTGGTACATCATTGCAGGAATTGAGGTAGAAGCCAAAAATAGTACGGGATCGGTTGTCGTTTTCGGTGATTCAATCACTGATGGAAGAGGTTCGGGAACAAATAAACAGAATCGCTGGCCCGATATTTTATCGGAGAATTTGCTAAAAGACCCGGTAACCAGCAAAGTGGGTGTAATCAATATGGGGATCGGTGGCAATAGCATTCTTAAAGGAGGATTAGGGCCTACAGGATTGCAACGTTTCGAACATGATGTCCTTGACCAGGAAGGCGTCAGATGGCTTATTCTGGCGGAAGGAATTAACGACCTTGGTGGTGCGCAGGACAGTTTGGCAGCAGATGACGTAGCCAAAGATCTCATCGCCGCTTACCAACAGTTTATAGATCTGGCACACGCAAAAGGAATAAAAGTGTATGGTGCCACCATCATGCCTTTTAAAAAAAGCTTCTATTATGAGCGTTACAAAAATTCCGCACGCATTAAGGTCAATGAATGGATCCGGAATTCGAACCTTTTCGATGCAGTCATCGACTTTGATCAGTTGATGAGAGATCCCAGTGACAAGGATGTTTTACAATATGAAATGCAATCCGGAGCGAATGACTTTCTTCATCCTAATGAACTGGGTTACCGTTTTATAGGCAATGGCATAAGCCTGTCTTTGTTCAAATGA
- a CDS encoding response regulator transcription factor, with amino-acid sequence MAEKQTTIAIIDDHTLFRQGMISLLSEFPEISIVFDASNGEDMKAKITQYPLPEVILMDISMPVMDGFESTRWLREHYPDVKVLALSMFEEEKPIIKMLKNGAGGYLLKESRTTDVVHAIKAINEQGFFINELVSFKLLRNIQGHLAGGSVPEKLSSNEVKFLELCCTEYTYKEIADQMNLSPHTIDNYRQDLFQRFGIKSRTGLVLFAIKNELITLK; translated from the coding sequence ATGGCGGAAAAGCAGACCACGATTGCCATTATTGATGATCATACCTTGTTCAGGCAGGGGATGATAAGCCTGTTATCAGAATTCCCGGAGATTTCTATTGTATTTGATGCTTCGAATGGAGAGGATATGAAGGCTAAGATCACACAGTATCCTTTGCCTGAGGTGATTTTGATGGATATTAGTATGCCCGTAATGGATGGGTTTGAAAGTACGCGCTGGTTACGGGAGCATTATCCTGATGTGAAGGTGTTAGCATTGAGTATGTTTGAAGAGGAGAAGCCGATTATTAAGATGCTGAAGAATGGGGCAGGCGGGTATTTGCTGAAGGAGTCACGGACGACGGATGTGGTGCATGCGATCAAGGCGATCAATGAACAGGGCTTCTTTATTAATGAGCTGGTGTCATTTAAGTTATTGCGAAATATCCAGGGGCACCTGGCTGGTGGCAGTGTGCCGGAGAAGCTGAGTAGTAACGAGGTGAAGTTCCTGGAATTGTGTTGTACAGAGTATACGTATAAGGAGATAGCGGATCAGATGAATCTGAGTCCGCACACGATCGATAATTACAGGCAGGATTTGTTTCAGCGCTTTGGGATCAAAAGCAGGACGGGATTGGTGTTGTTTGCGATCAAGAATGAGTTGATTACGTTGAAATAG
- a CDS encoding sensor histidine kinase, whose protein sequence is MQISSKEILFFIGITTVIFLIAPLFLIVYVNLYNRRKKKHAEEKEVLKQAFDTELLKTQMEVQEQTLKTIAYDLHDNIGQLLGLTVMTLGSINMQDTEKAGEKVAAAEALAKRAVKELRALSRLLHGEELLNRGLVDAIAFELEYLERSDFFKITYTHPDTPLPPLADKVTIVFRLFQEILNNIVRHAQANEIVINLAFAGNVLTLSIQDNGSGFDVSEIMKQHKGMGLQNIQKRAGMIGGQAQILSTPGAGTTIKITIPY, encoded by the coding sequence ATGCAGATTTCTTCAAAGGAAATATTATTCTTCATCGGCATCACAACTGTAATTTTTCTGATTGCCCCTTTATTTCTGATCGTATATGTCAACCTCTATAACCGACGGAAAAAAAAGCATGCGGAAGAAAAAGAAGTCCTGAAACAGGCTTTTGATACCGAATTATTGAAAACCCAGATGGAAGTCCAGGAGCAAACCCTGAAGACTATCGCATATGATTTGCATGACAATATCGGACAGTTGTTAGGCCTTACGGTCATGACGCTTGGCTCCATCAACATGCAGGATACTGAAAAAGCCGGTGAAAAGGTGGCCGCAGCTGAAGCACTAGCCAAAAGGGCGGTGAAAGAACTGCGGGCGCTGTCCCGGTTATTGCATGGTGAGGAACTGCTGAACAGGGGCCTTGTCGATGCCATTGCATTTGAACTGGAGTACCTGGAGCGTTCCGATTTTTTCAAAATCACCTATACCCATCCTGATACTCCCCTCCCTCCGCTCGCGGACAAAGTTACCATCGTCTTCCGCCTCTTCCAGGAGATCCTGAATAATATTGTGCGGCATGCACAGGCCAATGAAATTGTTATTAACTTAGCGTTTGCTGGTAATGTGTTAACCTTGTCTATCCAGGACAATGGTTCCGGGTTCGATGTGTCTGAAATCATGAAACAGCACAAAGGCATGGGGCTACAGAATATCCAGAAACGGGCCGGCATGATTGGCGGCCAGGCACAGATCCTATCAACACCGGGTGCCGGCACCACCATTAAGATTACGATTCCTTACTAA
- a CDS encoding arylsulfatase — MRIRLAHLLFLLLGISVKSSLKAQQRPNIIVILSDDMGYSDIGCYGSEIHTPNLDQLAASGLRFSQFYNGARCCPTRASLLTGLYPHQAGMGWMRDTDYQVPGYRGDLNPKATTMAEVAKSAGYSTFLAGKWHVSQNIKEDGPKTSWPLQRGFDRYYGTIQGAGSYFDPAALCRDNHLISPWTDPLYKTDSFYYTDAITHEAIRFIKERDASKPFFLYVTYTAAHWPLHAKPADIAKYKGKYDKGWDVIRDARFNKLRHEGLLTNNTELAPADYPAWDNGVDKAVQAARMEVYAAIIDDMDQGIGAIREILKQQGIDNNTVIMYMQDNGGCAEDIGATGPTGNWAPHPETLKPLQKDEISYATIPHITREGKLVKKGKGISGGPDSTYISYGKSWANVSNAPFREYKHWVHEGGISTPLIVNYPGVISGKNKITPFVGHIIDIMPTIVELTGAKYEGSISLEGVSLVPLFKGKSLDRGKAICWEHEMNKAVRLGDWKLVSKGEILKDKEHYREGKWELYNMKKDRSELHDLSEMYPEKVKEMSAIWNAYAKRVGVFPAPWKPIMDLN; from the coding sequence ATGAGAATTCGTTTGGCCCATTTACTGTTCTTATTATTGGGAATTTCTGTGAAGTCATCTTTGAAGGCGCAGCAGCGCCCGAATATCATCGTGATCCTTAGTGATGATATGGGGTATTCTGATATTGGCTGTTATGGCAGCGAGATCCATACGCCCAATCTCGATCAGCTGGCAGCATCGGGTCTACGGTTCTCGCAGTTTTATAACGGTGCACGCTGTTGTCCTACCAGGGCATCATTGCTCACAGGGCTGTACCCACACCAGGCGGGAATGGGCTGGATGCGTGATACGGATTACCAGGTGCCAGGCTATAGGGGCGATTTGAATCCTAAAGCCACTACGATGGCGGAAGTAGCAAAATCTGCGGGATACTCCACCTTCCTGGCGGGGAAATGGCATGTGAGTCAGAATATCAAAGAAGACGGACCTAAGACAAGCTGGCCCCTCCAGCGTGGTTTTGACAGGTACTACGGAACGATACAGGGAGCAGGTAGTTATTTTGATCCGGCGGCCCTGTGCAGGGATAACCATTTGATCTCACCATGGACGGACCCATTGTACAAAACGGATAGTTTCTATTATACGGATGCAATTACGCACGAAGCGATCCGGTTCATCAAAGAAAGAGATGCCAGCAAACCATTCTTCCTCTATGTAACATATACAGCGGCACACTGGCCTTTACATGCAAAGCCAGCGGATATTGCAAAGTATAAAGGAAAATATGATAAAGGCTGGGATGTGATCAGGGATGCCCGGTTCAATAAACTACGACATGAAGGTTTACTCACTAACAATACAGAACTGGCCCCTGCTGATTATCCTGCCTGGGATAATGGTGTAGACAAAGCTGTGCAGGCGGCCCGCATGGAAGTATATGCAGCCATCATAGACGATATGGACCAGGGTATCGGGGCAATCCGGGAAATCCTGAAACAGCAGGGTATTGATAATAATACAGTGATCATGTATATGCAGGATAATGGGGGCTGTGCAGAGGATATTGGGGCCACCGGCCCTACGGGCAACTGGGCACCGCATCCTGAAACCTTAAAACCTTTGCAGAAAGATGAGATCTCTTATGCCACCATTCCACATATCACACGGGAAGGGAAACTGGTAAAGAAAGGGAAAGGAATAAGTGGCGGACCTGATTCTACGTATATCTCTTACGGTAAGTCATGGGCCAATGTATCAAATGCCCCATTCAGAGAATACAAGCACTGGGTACATGAGGGGGGAATTTCAACACCACTGATTGTAAACTATCCGGGTGTGATAAGCGGGAAGAATAAGATAACACCTTTTGTAGGGCATATCATTGATATAATGCCAACGATTGTAGAGTTGACCGGCGCAAAGTACGAAGGCAGTATCTCCCTGGAAGGTGTGAGCCTGGTACCTTTGTTTAAAGGGAAATCCCTCGACAGGGGAAAGGCCATCTGCTGGGAGCATGAAATGAATAAGGCGGTGAGACTGGGCGATTGGAAACTGGTGTCAAAGGGGGAAATACTGAAGGATAAGGAACATTACAGGGAAGGGAAATGGGAGCTGTATAATATGAAAAAAGATAGAAGTGAGTTACACGATCTGTCAGAAATGTACCCTGAGAAAGTGAAGGAAATGAGTGCTATCTGGAATGCCTATGCGAAAAGAGTAGGTGTGTTTCCGGCGCCGTGGAAACCAATTATGGATTTGAATTAA
- a CDS encoding phage tail protein: MTLQNAKTVSNGLLIGAITTFGGDLSNSDQLRALTAAGWLLCDGSAYPTDTYPELYAAIGNAHGGDEYSFNVPDLIGRFLRGTLHKAKGTDPDAPKRVAAAPGGATGNHTGSLQKTATGLPASLWSLSITGAHSHTCGRLTANMHRAWSGSRHEMARGNQTIATEPAGAHYHTLTGFDNATLPINVALYFVIKCRTPQSPAGILPAGTITAFGGPLPRIPAGWLFCDGKPYAYTDYPALSDTILGNFGGDGLRIINVPDLRGYFLRGTSHLTNRDPDADTRHALHKGGNTGDNIGSVEYYATASPPGITTTVAGAHSHQVESVPVSSHSAAKGATGFIAYNCIAWIDDRGQTNTAGEHLHTITGGDQETRPENIYTDFLIAVEDIAGAAPPIGTIMPFGGDITDRDVQIKLQAAGWFPCDGSSLRRHTYRELFEVIGTHYGGAPLTFAIPDLRGYFVTGAGKLKVGTIQVISTTGSPANPIRTTTNGKHTHAIYRVPAERHAIDSEEGWELAAFNGEESATSEDGEHSHDVAGGDSESRPINVNVDYIIRYK, from the coding sequence ATGACTTTGCAAAATGCCAAAACTGTATCCAATGGACTTCTCATAGGTGCTATTACCACCTTTGGCGGAGATCTCTCCAACAGTGATCAGTTGCGTGCATTAACAGCAGCAGGCTGGCTACTCTGTGACGGCAGCGCCTATCCTACAGATACGTATCCGGAACTCTATGCCGCCATCGGCAATGCACATGGCGGCGATGAATACAGTTTCAACGTACCTGATCTGATCGGGCGTTTCCTGAGAGGTACCTTACACAAAGCCAAAGGCACCGACCCCGATGCACCCAAAAGGGTTGCAGCAGCACCGGGCGGCGCCACCGGCAATCACACCGGTTCTTTGCAAAAGACCGCTACCGGCCTTCCTGCATCGCTCTGGTCGCTCTCTATCACCGGTGCCCACAGCCATACCTGCGGCAGGCTCACCGCCAATATGCACAGGGCATGGAGTGGCTCCAGGCACGAAATGGCAAGAGGTAATCAAACAATTGCCACAGAACCAGCGGGCGCACACTATCACACACTCACAGGATTTGATAATGCGACCCTTCCTATTAATGTGGCTTTATATTTCGTCATAAAATGCCGTACACCACAATCGCCTGCCGGCATCTTACCGGCAGGCACCATTACCGCCTTTGGAGGTCCTTTGCCACGTATCCCGGCAGGATGGCTCTTTTGTGATGGTAAACCTTATGCATATACGGATTACCCGGCATTGTCCGATACGATCCTCGGCAATTTTGGCGGAGATGGTCTTAGAATTATTAATGTTCCGGACTTAAGAGGATATTTTCTTAGGGGTACTAGTCACTTAACAAACAGGGACCCGGATGCGGATACCCGCCATGCCCTTCACAAAGGTGGAAACACGGGCGACAACATCGGCTCTGTGGAGTATTATGCCACAGCCTCTCCCCCCGGCATAACAACCACAGTAGCCGGTGCACACAGTCACCAGGTGGAAAGTGTGCCCGTGTCTTCCCACTCTGCGGCCAAAGGAGCCACAGGATTTATTGCCTACAACTGTATTGCATGGATCGATGATCGCGGGCAGACCAATACTGCCGGAGAACACCTGCATACCATTACCGGGGGCGACCAGGAGACAAGGCCTGAGAATATCTATACAGATTTTCTCATTGCCGTGGAAGACATAGCAGGGGCCGCCCCTCCTATTGGTACGATCATGCCATTTGGCGGGGATATAACGGACAGGGATGTACAAATTAAACTGCAGGCAGCAGGATGGTTCCCCTGTGACGGGAGTTCGCTGCGCAGGCATACCTATCGGGAGCTGTTCGAAGTAATCGGCACACATTACGGCGGTGCACCACTGACCTTTGCAATACCTGATCTGAGAGGGTATTTCGTAACAGGTGCCGGCAAACTGAAGGTGGGTACAATACAGGTGATTTCTACAACGGGTTCACCGGCGAATCCTATCAGAACGACAACGAATGGCAAACATACCCATGCTATTTATAGGGTACCGGCAGAGCGGCATGCGATAGATTCAGAGGAAGGTTGGGAACTGGCAGCATTTAATGGAGAAGAGAGTGCAACATCGGAGGATGGCGAGCATAGTCATGATGTGGCGGGTGGAGACAGCGAGTCGAGGCCGATTAATGTAAATGTGGATTATATCATCAGGTATAAATAA
- a CDS encoding 2-dehydropantoate 2-reductase: MKYAIIGTGAIGGFYGAQLANAGEEVHFLLNSDYAIVKEEGLHVISEVYSDIHLEKLNAYQHAIDMPACDVILVCLKTTSNASLLPSLVQPLLHSGSVIILIQNGLGVEADVAAMFPGVGVAGATALVSVYKVGPGQMHHLDYGDIEIGNYNVQDTTIIDKVVAAFDNTGLISRKAEDLNTLRWKKLVWNITFNGMCVVLNTTANKLLADRATYNLSKEIMHEVILGANACGAALPESMVYDMLQFTIAMRPYAPSMKLDYDAKRPMELKYIYENPVAMAKAAGYYMSKVDMLLQQLLFLGKY, encoded by the coding sequence ATGAAATATGCGATAATAGGAACTGGTGCCATCGGAGGATTTTATGGCGCCCAGTTAGCCAATGCCGGCGAGGAAGTACATTTTTTATTAAACAGTGACTATGCTATAGTAAAGGAAGAAGGACTCCACGTAATTTCAGAAGTATACAGCGATATTCATTTAGAGAAGCTAAATGCGTACCAGCATGCCATTGATATGCCTGCCTGTGATGTGATCCTCGTTTGTTTGAAAACCACCAGTAATGCCAGTCTCCTGCCCTCATTGGTACAGCCACTCTTACACAGTGGCTCGGTCATTATCCTCATACAAAACGGCCTGGGTGTAGAAGCAGATGTTGCGGCGATGTTTCCGGGTGTAGGGGTGGCAGGTGCGACAGCGTTGGTCTCTGTATATAAAGTCGGTCCTGGCCAGATGCATCACCTGGATTATGGGGATATTGAAATAGGGAATTACAATGTCCAGGATACAACGATTATTGATAAGGTAGTTGCTGCATTTGATAATACCGGGTTGATCTCAAGAAAAGCTGAAGACCTAAACACCCTGCGCTGGAAGAAACTGGTTTGGAATATCACTTTCAATGGTATGTGTGTGGTATTGAATACGACTGCCAATAAACTGCTGGCGGATCGCGCTACATATAATCTTTCAAAGGAGATCATGCATGAGGTGATACTGGGAGCGAATGCCTGTGGCGCGGCATTGCCGGAGTCGATGGTGTATGATATGCTACAGTTTACGATAGCCATGCGGCCGTATGCACCGAGTATGAAGCTGGATTATGATGCAAAGCGGCCGATGGAGCTGAAATACATATATGAGAACCCGGTAGCGATGGCGAAGGCGGCGGGGTATTATATGTCGAAAGTAGATATGTTGTTGCAGCAGTTGTTGTTCCTGGGTAAATATTAG